From the genome of Sandaracinaceae bacterium, one region includes:
- a CDS encoding DUF72 domain-containing protein: MLLVACSGFPVPVSRYWDAFPAVEISDTEIAMPGRGSIRRWTRESPEDFAFSVLAPKLLGDTSFKKTAESDEALTAVMALCTELKARALVFGAPATFTPTKTNRAALKRIVGLAPRKGGPALVFDFPAWKPAQVLEAAQSDSVVAAYDPLLHEPVESGPLRYIRLAGPAGHRSRYDEPSIDQLSQHIKALPDVSKRDTFCVFCNIDMETNANQLLGRLSAR, translated from the coding sequence ATGCTGTTGGTCGCGTGCTCCGGCTTTCCCGTCCCTGTCAGTCGCTATTGGGACGCATTCCCGGCCGTCGAGATCTCGGACACCGAGATCGCGATGCCTGGGCGAGGCTCCATCCGTCGTTGGACCCGTGAGTCTCCGGAAGACTTCGCCTTCTCCGTGCTGGCCCCCAAGCTGCTGGGGGACACGTCCTTCAAGAAGACGGCCGAGTCGGACGAGGCCCTGACTGCGGTCATGGCCCTGTGCACCGAGCTGAAGGCGCGCGCGCTGGTGTTCGGGGCCCCCGCTACGTTCACCCCCACCAAGACCAACCGGGCAGCGCTCAAGCGCATCGTCGGGCTGGCACCGCGCAAGGGTGGCCCTGCCCTCGTGTTCGACTTCCCCGCCTGGAAGCCGGCGCAGGTGCTGGAGGCGGCCCAATCCGATTCGGTCGTGGCGGCCTACGATCCCCTCCTGCACGAGCCGGTCGAAAGCGGCCCGCTGCGCTACATCCGCCTGGCGGGGCCCGCCGGGCACCGGAGTCGCTACGACGAACCCTCCATCGACCAGCTGTCCCAGCACATCAAGGCCCTCCCCGACGTGAGCAAGCGCGACACCTTCTGCGTGTTCTGCAACATCGACATGGAGACCAACGCCAACCAGCTGCTCGGGCGCCTGTCGGCCCGCTGA
- a CDS encoding AgmX/PglI C-terminal domain-containing protein: protein MKHTVRSWWCLLALASLPFAGCGGGEGGESSSTGDGSGSTSSGGEAQGGGTHGSDEGTAAWPGDGSEAQPQGEPVAAEDGMEVEGILGSLAQSTITRAMSQRMGRFSDCFAQRYDALPVLAGAATLAFRVRGDGSVRWVHLVNSTVGDRETERCVLGAAAGMRFTPGPVGGDAEFQDTIELQAPDDVRPPVAWQPSRLRATLRTAGSGLRTCNVPGDDLRITVYVDPGATVAAVGASFVPRDPSADSQAALDCVTQAVARWPFPDPGSYTAKVTFEAP, encoded by the coding sequence ATGAAGCACACGGTTCGTTCCTGGTGGTGTCTGTTGGCGCTGGCCTCGCTGCCCTTCGCGGGCTGCGGCGGCGGTGAGGGAGGCGAGTCGTCGTCCACGGGCGACGGGTCCGGGAGCACCAGCAGCGGCGGCGAGGCGCAAGGCGGCGGGACGCACGGGAGCGACGAGGGCACGGCGGCGTGGCCTGGGGACGGCTCCGAGGCACAGCCCCAGGGCGAGCCCGTCGCGGCAGAAGACGGCATGGAGGTCGAGGGCATCTTGGGGTCGCTCGCGCAGTCGACGATCACGCGCGCCATGTCGCAGCGCATGGGACGCTTCAGCGACTGCTTCGCGCAGCGCTACGACGCGCTGCCGGTGCTCGCGGGCGCCGCCACGTTGGCGTTCCGGGTGCGTGGGGACGGAAGCGTGCGCTGGGTGCACCTGGTGAACTCCACGGTGGGCGACCGAGAGACCGAGCGCTGCGTGCTCGGCGCCGCTGCGGGTATGCGCTTCACGCCTGGCCCGGTGGGCGGCGACGCGGAGTTCCAGGACACCATCGAGCTGCAGGCGCCCGACGACGTGCGGCCGCCGGTGGCGTGGCAACCGTCGCGCCTGCGCGCGACCCTGCGCACGGCGGGCTCCGGCCTGCGCACGTGCAACGTCCCGGGTGACGACCTGCGCATCACCGTCTACGTGGACCCGGGCGCGACGGTGGCGGCCGTGGGCGCGTCGTTCGTCCCACGCGACCCGTCGGCCGACTCACAGGCCGCGCTCGACTGTGTCACCCAGGCGGTGGCCCGCTGGCCTTTCCCCGACCCGGGCTCCTACACCGCCAAGGTCACGTTCGAGGCGCCGTGA
- a CDS encoding 4-hydroxy-tetrahydrodipicolinate synthase: MRKPFDPHGAFTALVTPFTGTGDKAKCDEGAFRANIEFQIANGITGLVPCGTTGESPTLTWDEHNRVIELCVEVTGERVSVLAGTGSNSTDEAIWSSRHARDLGASAGLLVDCYYNGPSSLELREEYYERVLSAVSDFPIVPYIIPGRSGCALLAPDVAILHQASPEMVPAVKQATGDLDRMAEDRELAGDTLAILSGDDDLTLAMMSDQRIRASGVISVMTNLVPGAITEMVQAQAAGDEARAQALQEQLKPLFALVGCAVPATRRLPSGREVATVDKFRNPSAVKTMMAGLGMLTHGLRAPLGSMSQPAVARCREALRAVHQQTPDLLAPIEEAFSVSVAARLADDEVWSGLCR; encoded by the coding sequence ATGCGCAAGCCCTTCGATCCCCATGGAGCCTTCACCGCCCTCGTCACACCCTTCACGGGGACGGGGGACAAGGCCAAGTGCGACGAGGGGGCTTTCCGCGCCAACATCGAGTTCCAGATCGCGAACGGCATCACCGGCCTCGTGCCCTGCGGCACTACCGGCGAGTCGCCCACGCTCACCTGGGACGAGCACAACCGCGTCATCGAGCTGTGCGTCGAGGTCACCGGGGAGCGCGTCAGCGTCCTGGCGGGCACCGGCAGCAACAGCACCGACGAGGCCATCTGGAGCTCGCGGCACGCGCGCGACCTGGGCGCCAGCGCTGGCCTGCTGGTGGACTGCTACTACAACGGCCCGAGCTCCCTCGAGCTGCGCGAAGAGTACTACGAGCGCGTGCTCTCGGCCGTGTCCGACTTCCCCATCGTGCCCTACATCATCCCCGGCCGCAGCGGCTGCGCGCTGCTGGCGCCCGACGTGGCCATCCTGCACCAGGCGTCCCCGGAGATGGTGCCGGCCGTCAAGCAGGCCACCGGCGACCTCGACCGCATGGCCGAAGACCGCGAGCTGGCCGGCGACACCCTCGCCATCCTCTCCGGCGATGACGACCTCACGCTGGCCATGATGAGTGACCAGCGCATTCGGGCCAGCGGCGTCATCAGCGTGATGACCAACCTCGTGCCCGGCGCCATCACGGAGATGGTGCAGGCCCAGGCCGCCGGCGACGAGGCGCGCGCGCAGGCCCTCCAGGAGCAGCTCAAGCCCCTGTTCGCGTTGGTGGGCTGCGCCGTGCCCGCCACGCGCCGGCTCCCCTCGGGCCGCGAGGTGGCGACCGTCGACAAGTTCCGCAACCCGAGCGCCGTCAAGACCATGATGGCGGGCCTCGGCATGCTCACCCACGGGCTGCGCGCGCCCCTTGGCTCGATGAGTCAGCCGGCCGTGGCGCGTTGCCGTGAGGCCCTCCGGGCCGTGCACCAGCAAACCCCCGATCTCCTCGCGCCCATCGAGGAAGCCTTCTCCGTGTCGGTCGCAGCGCGGCTGGCGGACGACGAGGTCTGGTCGGGCCTTTGTCGCTGA
- a CDS encoding RluA family pseudouridine synthase gives MTSPSHPPSSDRSHSAATAGSHGDELLDAPDVEDDDELVAGPGAAPPAALRILLREQDAGERLDRVLAEHGDMPFSRSVIQRLIAEGRVTLDGKPVDRKTLAAPLGVVLLRPAPPPPMEALPEDLPLRVLFEDEHLIVIDKAAGMVVHPAPGHPTGTLVNALLHHAQLHPSLREGHARPGIVHRLDKDTSGVMVAAKTPEGHEGLVRLFQTHTIERRYVAIAVGPHLRTQTFDTLHGRHPHDRKRFSSTVNKGKPAITHAALTERLHGGALMTLTLETGRTHQIRVHLSDAGTPVLADPLYGKKSRDPRLQRAEAAIGRQALHAELLGFVHPITGEPVRFEAPPPADFQAALAELRG, from the coding sequence ATGACGTCGCCTTCTCATCCGCCCAGCAGCGACCGGTCGCACAGCGCCGCGACCGCGGGGTCGCACGGGGACGAACTCCTCGACGCCCCGGACGTCGAAGACGACGACGAGCTCGTCGCGGGACCGGGTGCAGCGCCCCCTGCCGCGCTGCGCATCCTCCTCCGCGAACAGGACGCGGGTGAGCGTCTGGACCGCGTGCTGGCCGAGCACGGCGACATGCCGTTCTCGCGCAGCGTCATCCAGCGCCTCATCGCGGAAGGGCGTGTCACGCTCGATGGAAAACCGGTGGATCGCAAGACGCTCGCCGCACCGCTGGGCGTGGTGCTGCTGCGCCCTGCCCCCCCGCCGCCCATGGAGGCGCTGCCCGAAGACCTGCCGCTCCGGGTCTTGTTCGAGGACGAGCACCTGATCGTCATCGACAAGGCAGCAGGGATGGTGGTGCACCCCGCGCCGGGGCATCCGACCGGCACGCTGGTGAACGCCCTGCTCCATCACGCCCAGCTGCACCCTTCGCTCCGTGAAGGGCACGCGCGCCCGGGCATCGTCCACCGCTTGGACAAGGACACCAGCGGGGTGATGGTGGCGGCCAAGACGCCCGAAGGGCACGAGGGGCTCGTCCGCCTGTTCCAGACCCACACCATCGAGCGGCGCTACGTGGCCATCGCCGTGGGGCCGCACCTGCGCACGCAGACGTTCGACACGCTGCATGGGCGGCACCCGCACGACCGCAAGCGCTTCAGCTCGACCGTGAACAAGGGCAAGCCCGCCATCACGCACGCCGCGCTGACGGAGCGGCTGCACGGTGGCGCGCTCATGACGCTGACCCTCGAGACCGGCCGCACGCACCAGATCCGCGTGCACCTGAGCGACGCCGGCACGCCGGTGCTGGCGGATCCGCTCTACGGGAAGAAGAGCCGCGACCCGCGTCTTCAGCGTGCCGAGGCCGCCATCGGCCGCCAGGCGCTGCACGCCGAGCTGCTGGGCTTCGTGCACCCCATCACGGGCGAACCCGTGCGGTTCGAGGCGCCCCCTCCGGCGGACTTCCAAGCCGCACTCGCCGAGCTACGCGGCTGA
- a CDS encoding acyl-CoA dehydrogenase — translation MDLTLTESQRMVRDMAREFAENEVAPRARELDKASRWPEELVTQMGALGLMGVAIPEEDGGAGMDHVSYALAVEEISAACASCGVILSVNNSLVCDPLHKFGNAEQKREVLRPLASGAALGCFGLTEPSSGSDASEMQTVAVRDGDGWVIDGSKNWITNGPHADTMLVFACTNRDAGVRGISAFIVPAGTPGFNPQPADHKLGIRAAHSCTMFFEGCRVPRSAMLGSEGEGFKIAMSTLDGGRIGIAAQAVGIARAAFEKAVAYSHERHAFGEPIAKKQAIQFKLADMATQLEAARLLTLRAAWLKDRARTEKLRHTLESAQAKLFASEAATRITHQALQVYGGYGYSEEYDMERHYRDARITEIYEGTSEIMRLVIAAKTLEA, via the coding sequence ATGGACCTGACCCTCACCGAATCTCAGCGCATGGTGCGCGACATGGCCCGCGAGTTCGCGGAGAACGAAGTGGCGCCGCGCGCGCGGGAGCTCGACAAGGCGTCGCGCTGGCCGGAGGAGCTGGTGACGCAGATGGGCGCCCTCGGGCTGATGGGCGTCGCCATCCCCGAGGAGGACGGCGGCGCGGGCATGGACCACGTGAGCTACGCGCTCGCGGTCGAGGAGATCAGCGCAGCCTGCGCCTCGTGCGGCGTCATCCTGAGCGTCAACAACTCGCTGGTGTGCGACCCCCTGCACAAGTTCGGGAACGCCGAGCAGAAGCGCGAGGTGCTCCGGCCGCTGGCCTCGGGGGCCGCGCTCGGCTGCTTCGGACTGACCGAGCCGAGCAGTGGCTCGGACGCCAGCGAGATGCAGACCGTGGCCGTGCGCGACGGGGACGGCTGGGTCATCGACGGCAGCAAGAACTGGATCACGAACGGTCCCCACGCGGACACCATGCTCGTGTTCGCCTGCACCAACCGCGACGCGGGCGTGCGGGGCATCAGCGCGTTCATCGTCCCGGCCGGCACGCCTGGCTTCAACCCCCAGCCGGCGGACCACAAGCTGGGCATCCGCGCGGCCCACTCGTGCACGATGTTCTTCGAGGGCTGCCGGGTCCCTCGGAGCGCCATGTTGGGCAGCGAGGGAGAGGGCTTCAAGATCGCCATGTCCACGCTGGACGGTGGGCGCATCGGCATCGCGGCGCAGGCGGTGGGCATCGCGCGCGCCGCCTTCGAGAAGGCGGTCGCCTACAGCCACGAGCGCCACGCGTTCGGCGAGCCCATCGCGAAGAAGCAGGCCATCCAGTTCAAGCTGGCGGACATGGCCACGCAGCTCGAGGCCGCCCGACTGCTGACGCTGCGCGCGGCATGGCTGAAGGACCGCGCGCGCACCGAGAAGCTGCGCCACACGCTGGAGTCGGCGCAAGCCAAGCTGTTCGCGTCCGAGGCCGCCACCCGCATCACGCACCAAGCGCTGCAGGTCTACGGTGGCTACGGCTACTCCGAGGAGTACGACATGGAGCGCCACTACCGGGACGCGCGCATCACCGAGATCTACGAGGGCACCAGCGAGATCATGCGCCTGGTGATCGCGGCGAAGACGCTCGAGGCGTGA
- a CDS encoding OmpA family protein, with protein sequence MQLLSLRVLRSASAVALALVMAALGAVPAHAQRPTLDLQLFQPTLATGTTFTLDRPEVPRHLSIVAGLGVNGAAGLLERQDGESIAPWRVQADLLFALGLFEWVELGVALPVVFGATGQFIESGPIRTDTHVSLGDVRIGFKVPILRGQTALSARIEGTLPSGGRSTYARQRYWSLTPALVFAHHAGDFTFGADLAYRFRDRSAVQGFEFDDELQVKLGASYRVVPLLALVAETHLRAGLGGRTRRANEFPMEVEAGVRLFPSAAWTIDVGAGTGVLAGYGAPQVRGFVIVRYSNEREPCAAGPEDFDGFEDGDFCAELDNDADGLEDTVDACPNDPEDMDGFADDDGCPDVDNDADGIPDDTDTCPLESEDHDEYQDEDGCPEPDNDGDGIADGADQCPMEPEDRDNYQDDDGCPEPGPGQATVTVTDTRILISERIYFDFDTSEIRSVSLPLLDQVADVIRSLPGRRRIRVEGYTDSEGDDSYNADLSYTRARAVVDYLVGRGVNRERLLYEGYGERNPVAPNDSPEGRALNRRVEFTIMPD encoded by the coding sequence GTGCAGCTGCTGTCCCTGCGCGTGCTGCGGTCGGCGTCGGCGGTGGCCCTTGCCCTGGTGATGGCCGCGCTCGGTGCCGTGCCAGCGCACGCGCAGCGACCCACGCTGGACCTCCAGCTGTTCCAGCCCACGCTCGCGACAGGCACCACGTTCACGTTGGACCGCCCCGAGGTGCCGCGTCACCTCAGCATCGTCGCGGGGCTCGGGGTCAACGGAGCGGCTGGGCTGCTGGAGCGGCAAGACGGCGAGAGCATCGCCCCCTGGCGTGTCCAAGCAGACCTGCTCTTCGCGCTGGGCCTGTTCGAGTGGGTGGAGCTCGGCGTCGCGTTGCCCGTCGTGTTCGGCGCGACGGGCCAGTTCATCGAGAGCGGCCCCATTCGAACGGACACGCACGTCTCGCTCGGCGACGTCCGCATCGGCTTCAAGGTGCCCATCCTGCGTGGGCAGACGGCGCTCTCCGCGCGCATCGAAGGGACCTTGCCCTCGGGCGGCCGCTCCACCTACGCGCGGCAGCGCTACTGGTCGCTCACCCCGGCGCTGGTCTTCGCGCACCATGCAGGCGACTTTACCTTCGGCGCGGACCTGGCTTACCGTTTCCGCGACCGCTCGGCCGTCCAGGGCTTCGAGTTCGACGACGAGCTGCAGGTCAAGCTGGGCGCGAGCTACCGTGTGGTGCCGCTCCTGGCGCTGGTGGCCGAGACGCACCTGCGAGCTGGCCTGGGAGGACGGACACGGCGCGCCAACGAGTTCCCCATGGAGGTGGAAGCGGGGGTCAGGCTGTTCCCCAGCGCCGCGTGGACCATCGACGTCGGCGCCGGCACGGGCGTGCTCGCGGGCTACGGGGCGCCACAGGTCCGTGGCTTCGTCATCGTGCGCTACAGCAACGAGCGCGAGCCGTGTGCGGCGGGCCCCGAGGACTTCGATGGGTTCGAGGACGGCGACTTCTGCGCCGAGCTGGACAACGACGCGGACGGACTCGAGGACACCGTGGACGCGTGCCCGAACGACCCCGAGGACATGGACGGGTTCGCGGACGACGACGGCTGCCCGGACGTGGACAACGACGCAGACGGCATCCCCGACGACACCGACACGTGCCCGCTCGAGTCCGAGGACCACGACGAGTACCAGGACGAAGACGGCTGCCCCGAGCCGGACAACGATGGCGACGGAATCGCGGACGGCGCCGATCAGTGTCCGATGGAGCCCGAGGACCGCGACAACTACCAGGACGACGACGGCTGCCCCGAACCGGGGCCCGGTCAAGCCACCGTCACCGTCACCGATACGCGCATCCTCATTTCGGAGCGCATCTACTTCGACTTCGACACGTCCGAGATCCGCTCCGTGAGCCTGCCCCTGCTCGATCAGGTGGCCGACGTGATCCGCTCCCTCCCCGGACGGCGGCGCATCCGGGTGGAGGGCTACACCGACTCGGAGGGCGACGATTCCTACAACGCCGACTTGAGCTACACACGCGCGCGCGCCGTGGTGGACTACCTCGTGGGACGCGGCGTCAACCGGGAGAGGTTGCTCTACGAGGGCTACGGCGAGCGCAACCCGGTCGCGCCCAACGACTCCCCCGAGGGCCGCGCGCTGAACCGTCGCGTCGAGTTCACCATCATGCCGGACTGA
- a CDS encoding acyl-CoA dehydrogenase family protein produces MSGDARATWLATAQAHGQRLRERAAQHEAGEHVPLDVYRALATDGLMAVHVSPAMGGAGRSVTDYADAMMQVASGCASTAVTMAVTNMVGEVLAAFAQPSVSARYCPLLAAGGLGGFALSETQAGSDPAGMRTRATPLPDGGFRLDGDKQWISHGDKAKVLVVWARTERGISCFAVPGDAAGISVVRKEDKLGLRASATCALALEDVRVPSEALMGEDGRGFRVAMMALDGGRIGIASQAIGIGEGALHALRAHVAASRPGQLAEFALADCRTRLDAAKLLVHQAAALKQQGRPFTREASMAKLFATEASQWVCDTAADLVPAGHPERATVERCQRDVRVTRIYEGTSEIQRHVIAREVMLRA; encoded by the coding sequence GTGAGCGGCGACGCGCGGGCGACCTGGCTGGCCACGGCCCAGGCGCACGGCCAGCGCTTGCGGGAACGCGCGGCGCAGCACGAGGCCGGCGAACACGTGCCCCTCGACGTGTACCGTGCGCTCGCGACCGACGGACTGATGGCGGTGCACGTCTCGCCTGCGATGGGCGGCGCCGGGCGCAGCGTCACCGACTACGCCGACGCCATGATGCAGGTGGCGAGCGGCTGTGCGTCTACCGCCGTGACCATGGCCGTCACCAACATGGTCGGTGAGGTGCTGGCGGCCTTCGCCCAGCCGAGCGTATCGGCGCGCTATTGCCCGCTGCTGGCCGCTGGGGGGCTGGGGGGCTTTGCGCTCAGCGAGACACAAGCGGGGAGCGACCCCGCGGGCATGCGGACGCGGGCCACCCCGCTCCCCGACGGCGGATTCCGGCTCGACGGCGACAAGCAGTGGATCAGCCACGGCGACAAGGCCAAGGTGCTGGTGGTGTGGGCCCGCACGGAGCGCGGCATCTCCTGCTTTGCCGTGCCGGGTGACGCGGCAGGCATCAGCGTGGTGCGCAAGGAGGACAAGCTCGGCCTGCGGGCGTCCGCGACGTGCGCACTCGCGCTCGAGGACGTGCGCGTGCCCTCCGAGGCGCTCATGGGCGAGGACGGGCGCGGGTTCCGGGTGGCCATGATGGCGCTCGACGGAGGGCGCATCGGGATCGCGTCTCAGGCCATTGGCATCGGCGAGGGCGCGCTCCACGCGTTGCGCGCGCACGTCGCGGCGAGCCGCCCGGGACAGCTCGCCGAGTTTGCGCTGGCCGACTGCCGGACCCGCCTCGACGCGGCCAAGCTGCTGGTGCATCAGGCGGCGGCGCTCAAGCAGCAGGGGCGCCCCTTCACGCGGGAGGCCAGCATGGCGAAGCTCTTCGCCACCGAGGCCAGCCAGTGGGTGTGCGACACCGCGGCCGACCTGGTGCCTGCGGGCCACCCCGAACGCGCGACGGTAGAGCGCTGTCAGCGCGACGTGCGCGTGACGCGCATCTACGAGGGGACCAGCGAGATCCAGCGCCACGTCATCGCGCGCGAAGTGATGCTGCGCGCGTGA
- a CDS encoding tetratricopeptide repeat protein: protein MSDDLSLDARVLRFRSDGDAERGPAFARELLEARRPREALEVLSRAVAARPDDPELLRLAARALLADGDPLRAQQTLTRIIRADPQDVDAYLLLADALRARGDEGRADAALAKARSLAEVDAPVTRPTASSTPAPARPSLASEVSAPGPSPQVVPGVVPATTTQVPEESRSTPEATERDELQRDVADLLATAMKTASAHPAAPVGGVREVAIPKTAPVPTSVAPPSVSQPLPPRPKDARGTPAPSIAAPDVPPPAKLAPSAVVPPPAMAAPSAVPPAKAALSAPAQAALSAPTKPSPSAPLAPTATADPPTATEDPPSAPSPRPGPRRSPTLLGFAPPRPPARPASVAPPPNTAPLPAIRPPSVRPPGLGAALPPPVVPPPGRAAQLGEPSSSATGTDDDEDMPTAFMDRESLVNALASHPVVTEEVSQAAAADRAGDVPRAGVDESGSASRAAPSTAQLADTLPEFAVSADAAVVPVVLPKNAALPALGLRSGARTQPEAPAANATDVAADGSSATPSGAGQRAQRKGESGRAAVGGARAGASSAASASGPDEQTSEHVPSDARDHARDEAAPAPPRKRRWGAVLMVAIVLSLAAGAGAHVAGVLPAPWSRAIDAQLDDMRGGARGDSTAVDSPPPTPTPAATTSAGAPLAPEPPADETSALDAFDRTLAGGQIPDGLSTLAEGDAITDANALRVRAEAMLLQLAPWWSDEPGDVSDASRAVVLDAIATTLAAGDTNRADALALRASALRLTAAALDTEALTAARALADEFPDDALAQWTLAEALIAHGDMSDADAVLSRVIAEGPETMRARALVQRAWLAHQRGDATAERQALEEARALAPSWGLVALRQVDLRLDAGDYAPVLDELSAMDAEPTPARTQRQLRAALGLEAYEAAEALFAQLPEPARADPRYAPVVAQFQLMRGEPAEAARLLAELASAEGADPSVIALYADALYEAGRTLEASAQYERAIARDASHPEALIGFSQVLLRAHKHREARANLDRAEASLRGRVRPPATLARLQVVRARVMVAEREMAQAAALLRRTLEIPGAPSEGWFYLGEALSGSHSPEARAAYERYLALHPVGPLAARARRAIQ, encoded by the coding sequence GTGTCCGACGACCTCAGCCTCGACGCGCGCGTGCTGCGCTTTCGCTCCGACGGAGACGCGGAGCGAGGGCCCGCCTTCGCGCGGGAGCTGCTCGAGGCACGGCGTCCGCGCGAGGCCCTCGAAGTCCTGTCGCGGGCCGTCGCGGCGCGTCCCGACGATCCCGAGCTGTTGCGCCTAGCGGCCCGCGCGCTGCTGGCCGACGGCGACCCGCTCCGCGCGCAGCAGACCCTCACACGCATCATCCGGGCCGATCCGCAGGACGTCGATGCGTACCTGCTGCTGGCCGACGCCCTGCGCGCTCGTGGTGACGAGGGCCGGGCGGACGCCGCTCTGGCGAAGGCTCGCTCGCTGGCGGAAGTGGACGCGCCCGTGACGCGCCCTACGGCGTCGTCGACCCCTGCTCCCGCACGGCCGAGTCTGGCTTCGGAGGTCTCCGCGCCTGGCCCATCCCCTCAGGTCGTGCCTGGCGTGGTGCCAGCCACGACGACGCAGGTCCCGGAGGAGAGCCGGTCGACGCCCGAGGCCACCGAGCGCGACGAGCTCCAGCGCGACGTGGCGGACCTGCTCGCGACGGCGATGAAGACGGCGTCGGCCCATCCTGCGGCGCCCGTCGGTGGTGTGCGCGAGGTCGCCATCCCCAAGACGGCTCCCGTCCCCACCTCCGTCGCCCCTCCATCCGTATCTCAGCCGCTTCCGCCGCGGCCGAAGGACGCACGCGGCACGCCCGCGCCGTCCATCGCGGCGCCCGACGTCCCGCCTCCTGCGAAGTTGGCGCCGTCCGCCGTCGTGCCGCCACCCGCGATGGCGGCGCCGTCCGCCGTGCCGCCTGCGAAAGCGGCTTTGTCCGCGCCCGCGCAAGCGGCCTTGTCCGCGCCCACGAAGCCGTCGCCGTCTGCGCCCCTCGCGCCAACGGCGACGGCGGATCCCCCAACGGCGACCGAGGATCCGCCGAGCGCACCCTCACCGCGCCCTGGGCCGCGACGCAGCCCCACGCTGCTCGGCTTCGCGCCACCGCGACCTCCTGCCCGGCCCGCGTCCGTGGCGCCCCCACCCAACACGGCACCGCTCCCGGCCATCCGCCCGCCGAGCGTCAGGCCGCCCGGCCTGGGCGCGGCACTCCCGCCCCCCGTGGTTCCGCCGCCCGGTCGCGCAGCGCAGCTCGGCGAACCGTCGTCGAGCGCGACGGGGACGGACGACGACGAGGACATGCCGACGGCGTTCATGGATCGCGAGAGCCTCGTGAACGCGCTCGCGTCGCACCCGGTGGTCACCGAGGAGGTGTCGCAGGCGGCGGCTGCCGACCGCGCAGGCGACGTGCCGCGTGCGGGCGTCGACGAAAGTGGCTCCGCGTCCAGGGCGGCGCCGTCCACGGCCCAGCTGGCGGACACGCTCCCGGAGTTCGCCGTCAGCGCCGACGCCGCCGTGGTGCCCGTGGTGCTCCCAAAGAACGCGGCTCTGCCGGCGCTCGGGCTCCGCAGCGGGGCGCGGACACAACCCGAGGCACCCGCCGCGAACGCGACGGACGTCGCGGCCGACGGGTCGAGCGCAACTCCTTCCGGGGCAGGGCAGCGTGCCCAGCGCAAGGGAGAGAGCGGGCGCGCCGCGGTCGGTGGAGCCCGGGCAGGCGCATCATCCGCCGCGAGCGCCTCCGGGCCCGACGAGCAGACCTCGGAGCACGTCCCGTCGGACGCACGCGACCATGCCCGCGACGAGGCTGCGCCCGCTCCACCTCGCAAGCGACGGTGGGGCGCGGTGCTGATGGTCGCCATCGTGCTCTCCCTCGCTGCCGGCGCCGGGGCGCACGTGGCGGGGGTGCTGCCAGCGCCATGGTCCCGGGCGATCGACGCGCAGCTCGACGACATGCGCGGCGGCGCACGCGGGGACTCGACGGCGGTCGACAGCCCCCCGCCCACGCCGACACCTGCCGCGACCACCTCCGCGGGCGCTCCGCTCGCGCCCGAGCCGCCCGCGGACGAGACGAGCGCGTTGGACGCTTTCGATCGCACGCTCGCGGGCGGGCAGATCCCGGACGGTCTCTCGACCTTGGCGGAAGGCGACGCCATCACGGACGCGAACGCCCTGCGCGTGCGTGCGGAGGCCATGCTGCTCCAGCTCGCGCCGTGGTGGAGCGACGAGCCGGGCGATGTGTCCGACGCCTCGCGCGCAGTCGTGCTGGACGCCATCGCGACAACGCTGGCCGCAGGAGACACCAATCGCGCGGACGCGCTCGCGCTGCGCGCATCCGCTCTGCGCTTGACGGCCGCCGCGCTGGACACGGAGGCGCTGACCGCCGCTCGCGCGCTCGCCGACGAGTTCCCGGACGACGCGCTCGCGCAGTGGACGCTGGCCGAGGCGCTGATCGCCCACGGCGACATGAGCGACGCCGACGCGGTCTTGTCGCGCGTCATCGCCGAGGGCCCAGAGACGATGCGTGCGCGGGCGCTGGTCCAGCGCGCGTGGCTCGCTCACCAGCGCGGTGACGCCACGGCCGAGCGGCAAGCGCTCGAGGAGGCGCGGGCCCTTGCCCCGTCGTGGGGGCTGGTCGCGCTGCGGCAGGTCGATCTGCGCCTCGACGCGGGAGACTACGCTCCCGTCCTCGATGAGCTGTCCGCGATGGACGCGGAGCCCACGCCCGCCCGGACGCAGCGCCAGCTGCGGGCCGCGCTGGGACTCGAAGCGTACGAGGCGGCCGAGGCGTTGTTCGCCCAGCTGCCCGAGCCCGCGCGCGCGGATCCACGCTACGCGCCCGTCGTCGCCCAGTTTCAGCTGATGCGCGGTGAGCCCGCCGAGGCGGCCCGCCTGCTGGCCGAGCTCGCCTCCGCAGAGGGTGCGGACCCCAGCGTCATCGCGCTCTACGCCGACGCCCTCTACGAGGCCGGGCGGACCCTCGAGGCCAGCGCCCAGTACGAGCGCGCCATCGCGCGTGACGCGTCCCACCCCGAGGCGCTGATTGGCTTCTCGCAGGTGCTCCTGCGTGCCCACAAGCACCGCGAGGCGCGTGCGAACCTCGACCGCGCCGAGGCCAGCCTGCGCGGGCGCGTGCGCCCCCCCGCGACGTTGGCGCGGTTGCAGGTCGTGCGCGCACGGGTGATGGTGGCCGAGCGCGAGATGGCGCAGGCGGCCGCGTTGCTGCGGCGCACGTTGGAGATCCCCGGCGCGCCCAGCGAGGGCTGGTTCTACCTGGGGGAGGCTCTCAGCGGCTCTCACTCCCCCGAAGCGCGCGCCGCGTACGAGCGCTACCTGGCGCTTCACCCGGTGGGCCCGCTCGCCGCCCGGGCCAGGCGCGCCATCCAGTAG